One segment of Syngnathus typhle isolate RoL2023-S1 ecotype Sweden linkage group LG9, RoL_Styp_1.0, whole genome shotgun sequence DNA contains the following:
- the kbtbd7 gene encoding kelch repeat and BTB domain-containing protein 7 has translation MASVLGCFNGPEVLEDISHAQGLMGELKALYDSRLLSDITIEVDPDGEPLEPGEGALSRSGDDPVQLFYCSRNVLAAASPYFKSMFTGGLTESVQERVAIRGVDVESMSVIVDYCYTGKVTITEGNVQRLYAAANMLQLEYIRMACSGFMTRRLDLANCIGVLKFADTYDNPELKESARAFIARNFVQLCISGELCELDLHQLVELLSLDTLDVACEREVCMAALRWIEANAPPKKEDALRALRCVRWNLFTERDKRYLEGLAARPFVEKYLESFFNRPCAVAASLDVPKHRIGVSAKEMILFFGLPNDNIMCCDPYSEDLYFVTPPLLDLSSQDYKRSTMESLIACSSPENNLYLASHLSKHFWQYNPVLNSWQELAERPLGRIHSGMGYLNGHVYLLGGRNPVTDARLKEVECYSVQRNQWTFVAPLPHSFSKMQVVALNDHLYVVNKRRMLCYDPRRNRWRHCGSLRRDKLHKACVYQDQIICVCDIPVVKAYSPARGEWRRLADIPIDSRALNYQVIQHGGKLMLLTQTLLQHNKNRVLMHEYEPTRECWKSVMAVYVSTLGPVCVSTRVYPACLGSAHSFSTEEDDDSGSSADWDLDGLTDADSDSASSSSFSDENW, from the coding sequence ATGGCTTCGGTGCTAGGTTGCTTTAATGGACCCGAAGTGTTGGAGGACATAAGTCACGCTCAAGGTTTAATGGGGGAGTTGAAGGCGTTGTACGACAGCCGCCTCCTTTCGGACATTACCATCGAAGTGGACCCCGACGGAGAACCACTGGAGCCCGGCGAAGGTGCTCTGAGTCGGTCGGGTGACGACCCCGTCCAGCTGTTTTACTGCAGCCGCAACGTCCTCGCCGCAGCCAGCCCCTATTTCAAAAGCATGTTCACCGGCGGCTTGACCGAGAGCGTTCAGGAGAGGGTAGCCATCCGTGGGGTGGACGTAGAGTCCATGTCGGTCATCGTGGACTATTGTTACACGGGTAAAGTGACCATCACGGAGGGCAACGTGCAAAGGCTGTACGCCGCCGCCAACATGCTCCAACTTGAGTACATCAGGATGGCCTGCTCCGGCTTCATGACCCGCAGGCTGGACCTCGCCAATTGCATTGGGGTTCTGAAGTTCGCAGACACCTATGACAACCCCGAGCTCAAGGAGAGCGCTCGGGCGTTCATTGCCAGGAACTTTGTCCAGCTGTGCATCTCAGGAGAGCTGTGCGAGCTGGACCTGCATCAGTTGGTGGAGCTGCTCTCGCTCGACACGCTGGACGTGGCCTGTGAGCGGGAGGTGTGCATGGCCGCCCTACGCTGGATTGAAGCCAACGCACCACCCAAGAAGGAGGATGCGTTGCGGGCGCTGAGGTGCGTGCGCTGGAACCTGTTCACCGAGAGGGACAAGCGTTACCTGGAAGGGCTGGCGGCGAGACCCTTCGTGGAGAAATACCTGGAGTCCTTCTTCAACAGGCCCTGCGCTGTGGCCGCGTCTCTGGACGTTCCCAAGCATAGGATCGGCGTGAGCGCCAAAGAAATGATCCTGTTCTTCGGTCTTCCCAACGACAACATCATGTGCTGCGACCCGTACTCCGAGGACCTCTACTTCGTGACGCCTCCTCTCCTGGATCTCAGCAGCCAGGATTACAAACGCTCCACCATGGAGTCCCTCATTGCTTGTTCTAGCCCGGAAAACAACCTTTATCTGGCGTCTCACCTCTCCAAACACTTCTGGCAGTACAATCCAGTGCTCAACAGCTGGCAAGAGCTTGCGGAGAGACCGCTTGGGAGGATTCACTCGGGGATGGGCTATCTAAATGGTCACGTGTACCTCCTGGGGGGGAGGAACCCTGTGACGGACGCTCGTTTGAAAGAGGTCGAGTGCTACAGCGTCCAGAGGAACCAGTGGACCTTTGTGGCTCCTCTGCCACATTCATTCAGTAAGATGCAGGTGGTGGCATTGAACGATCACCTATACGTGGTGAACAAGCGGCGCATGTTGTGCTATGATCCGCGGCGCAACCGCTGGCGCCACTGCGGCTCGCTGCGGCGTGACAAACTGCACAAGGCGTGCGTGTACCAGGACCAGATCATCTGCGTGTGCGACATCCCCGTGGTGAAAGCCTACAGCCCGGCGCGGGGCGAGTGGCGGCGGCTGGCCGACATCCCCATCGACAGCCGCGCCCTCAACTACCAGGTGATCCAGCACGGTGGCAAGCTGATGCTCCTCACGCAGACACTGCTGCAACACAACAAGAACCGCGTCCTCATGCACGAGTACGAGCCCACACGAGAGTGCTGGAAGAGCGTCATGGCAGTCTACGTGTCCACGTTGGGGCCCGTGTGCGTCTCCACACGTGTCTATCCGGCGTGCCTCGGCTCGGCGCACAGCTTTTCAACCGAGGAGGACGACGATAGCGGATCCAGCGCCGACTGGGACCTAGACGGCTTGACGGACGCAGATTCGGACTCCGCCAGCTCCAGCTCGTTTTCGGATGAGAACTGGTAG